From Corvus cornix cornix isolate S_Up_H32 chromosome 1A, ASM73873v5, whole genome shotgun sequence, a single genomic window includes:
- the RAD51AP1 gene encoding RAD51-associated protein 1 isoform X2, translated as MARPARRNKKVVDYSQFGDLEDDDEDFAPSSKKSRTQLKESKKEKKEKQKKPKEVTASQTQPLSKRLSLDDKLYKRDLEVALALSVKEKSANPQEVQNSEEQGKDIESENTERRPPFSNCSVDSERLGLNQIMDDDAPEGGGRQRTAASKVPAHHKSLVVDSDDREHDPDSESESVPISPVASHSWITEHNSEPRQKVMSSPSEAAERPLHASSPVTDKKPKWTPPAPSGSSNASVKCVPVKSPTHCLRLGLSRLARVKPLHPSATSS; from the exons atGGCGCGGCCGGCCAGGAG GAACAAGAAAGTTGTTGATTATTCTCAGTTTGGGGATTTGGAAGATGATG ATGAAGACTTTGCACCTTCAAGCAAAAAATCCAGAACACAGCTCAAGGAAtcaaagaaggagaaaaaagagaagcaaaaaaagcccaaagaagTGACTGCATCACAGACCCAGCCACTTAGTAAAAG gttaTCCTTGGATGACAAACTTTATAAAAGAGATTTGGAAGTTGCCTTAGCCTTATCtgtcaaagaaaaatctgcaaatcCCCAAGAGGTGCAAAATTCAGAAGAACAAG GTAAGGATATTGaatcagaaaatacagagaggAGACCCCCTTTTTCCAACTGCAGTGTAGACAGTGAACGTTTAG GTCTCAATCAGATTATGGATGATGATGCACCTGAGGGTGGTGGGAGGCAAAGGACAGCAGCATCCAAAGTTCCAGCACATCACAAGTCATTGGTGGTTGACAGTGATGACAGAGAACATGATCCTGACTCTGAGTCAGAGTCTGTACCCA TATCACCTGTAGCTTCTCATTCCTGGATAACAGAACACAACTCTGAGCCAAGGCAGAAGGTGATGTCCAGTCCctcagaggcagctgagagGCCTCTGCATGCATCAAGTCCTGTCACAGACAAAAAGCCTAAATGGACACCACCAG CTCCGTCAGGAAGCAGTAATGCCTCTGTGAAATGTGTTCCTGTTAAGTCACCTACCCACTGCCTTAGACTTGGCCTTTCCAGACTGGCAAGAGTCAAACCTCTCCATCCCAGTGCTACCAGCAGTTAA
- the RAD51AP1 gene encoding RAD51-associated protein 1 isoform X1 encodes MGREELSKIQQRNKKVVDYSQFGDLEDDDEDFAPSSKKSRTQLKESKKEKKEKQKKPKEVTASQTQPLSKRLSLDDKLYKRDLEVALALSVKEKSANPQEVQNSEEQGKDIESENTERRPPFSNCSVDSERLGLNQIMDDDAPEGGGRQRTAASKVPAHHKSLVVDSDDREHDPDSESESVPISPVASHSWITEHNSEPRQKVMSSPSEAAERPLHASSPVTDKKPKWTPPAPSGSSNASVKCVPVKSPTHCLRLGLSRLARVKPLHPSATSS; translated from the exons atgggcagagaagaattgtctaaaattcaacaaag GAACAAGAAAGTTGTTGATTATTCTCAGTTTGGGGATTTGGAAGATGATG ATGAAGACTTTGCACCTTCAAGCAAAAAATCCAGAACACAGCTCAAGGAAtcaaagaaggagaaaaaagagaagcaaaaaaagcccaaagaagTGACTGCATCACAGACCCAGCCACTTAGTAAAAG gttaTCCTTGGATGACAAACTTTATAAAAGAGATTTGGAAGTTGCCTTAGCCTTATCtgtcaaagaaaaatctgcaaatcCCCAAGAGGTGCAAAATTCAGAAGAACAAG GTAAGGATATTGaatcagaaaatacagagaggAGACCCCCTTTTTCCAACTGCAGTGTAGACAGTGAACGTTTAG GTCTCAATCAGATTATGGATGATGATGCACCTGAGGGTGGTGGGAGGCAAAGGACAGCAGCATCCAAAGTTCCAGCACATCACAAGTCATTGGTGGTTGACAGTGATGACAGAGAACATGATCCTGACTCTGAGTCAGAGTCTGTACCCA TATCACCTGTAGCTTCTCATTCCTGGATAACAGAACACAACTCTGAGCCAAGGCAGAAGGTGATGTCCAGTCCctcagaggcagctgagagGCCTCTGCATGCATCAAGTCCTGTCACAGACAAAAAGCCTAAATGGACACCACCAG CTCCGTCAGGAAGCAGTAATGCCTCTGTGAAATGTGTTCCTGTTAAGTCACCTACCCACTGCCTTAGACTTGGCCTTTCCAGACTGGCAAGAGTCAAACCTCTCCATCCCAGTGCTACCAGCAGTTAA
- the DYRK4 gene encoding dual specificity tyrosine-phosphorylation-regulated kinase 4 gives MLTEIVDKSSHVDAFSQSQLAVQERDHLGSNRVFHQRVSRGVLSLPHLEGQVKHGLAADAANPPPFESSLPQIANKSLQSVLPSLQENGTQGNFPQFDLPDSLPESDTRVQTKPSELENTSIGVKLPMTASEALKNFRNQLTVYEQKEIFNYTELWFLGLEAKKIEGLPETQNNNCYDDEHGSYLKVLHDHIAYRYEVLEVIGKGSFGQVAKCLDHKTNELVALKIIRNKKRFHSQAMVEVKILDALLKKDKDDTHNIIHMKEYFYFRNHFCIAFELLGINLYELIKKNNFQGFSLSLIRHFTRCVLRCLQVLYQERIIHCDLKPENILLYHNGQGSVKVIDFGSSCYEDQRVYTYVQSRFYRSPEVILGHPYAMAVDMWSLGCIIAELYTGYPLFPGENEADQLACIMEVLGLPPADFIQAASRKRTFFDSKGFPKSVTNSKGKKRCPDSKDLSTVLNTHDAGFLDFLKGCLMWEPSLRMTPDEAMKHAWIQEPKIFRKTQAPRKMSDGSFSVLENRRETIQNLWKNAADKVRSELADRLTPFTGTAENDVQNPRKHGIPEKYLENHMEKPIKYNQVEDSGERALPKTSLFFPPIK, from the exons ATGCTGACAGAAAtagttgacaag TCTTCCCATGTGGATGCTTTTTCTCAATCTCAGCTGGCTGTTCAAGAGAGGGATCATCTGGGCTCTAACAGAGTCTTCCATCAG AGAGTCAGTCGTGGTGTCCTTTCCCTCCCACATCTGGAAGGTCAAGTGAAGCATGGCCTGGCTGCGGACGCTGCAAACCCTCCCCCCTTTGAGAGCAGCCTGCCTCAAATAGCAAATAAGAGCTTGCAGAGTGTCCTCCCCTCTCTTCAG GAAAATGGAACTCAAGGCAATTTTCCCCAATTTGACCTTCCAGACAGTCTTCCTGAGAGTGATACCAGAGTCCAGACAAAACCATCTGAACTGGAGAACACCAGCATTGGGGTCAAACTGCCTATGACAGCTTCAG AAGCCTTGAAAAATTTTAGAAACCAGTTAACAGTCTAtgagcaaaaagaaattttcaattATACAGAGCTCTGGTTTCTTGGCCTGGAAGCTAAAAAGATTGAAGGTTTGCCTGAAACCCAGAATAATAATTGTTATGATGATGAGCATGGTTCCTACTTAAAG GTTTTACATGACCACATTGCCTACCGCTACGAAGTCTTGGAGGTCATTGGGAAAGGGTCGTTTGGGCAGGTGGCCAAATGCCTGGATCACAAAACCAATGAGTTGGTGGCATTGAAAATAATAAGGAATAAGAAAAG GTTTCACAGCCAGGCTATGGTAGAAGTGAAGATCCTTGATGCTCTGCTGAAGAAAGACAAAGATGATACTCACAATATCATCCACATGAAGGAATACTTCTACTTTCGCAATCACTTCTGTATCGCCTTTGAACTGCTGGG AATAAATTTGTATGAGCTGATCAAAAAGAACAATTTCCAAGGCTTCAGCCTGTCTTTGATTCGCCACTTCACTCGATGTGTGCTGAGGTGTTTACAAGTGCTCTACCAGGAAAGAATCATTCACTGTGATCTGAAGCCT gagaACATACTATTATACCACAATGGCCAAGGTTCAGTCAAAGTTATTGATTTTGGATCAAGCTGCTATGAAGACCAAAGAG TGTACACCTATGTTCAGAGCCGCTTTTATCGCTCCCCTGAGGTGATTCTTGGTCATCCTTATGCTATGGCTGTTGATATGTGGAGCTTAGGCTGTATCATAGCAGAGCTTTACACAGGCTACCCGCTGTTCCCAGGGGAAAATGAAGCTGACCAACTTGCCTGCATCATGGAG GTATTGGGTCTTCCACCAGCTGATTTTATCCAGGCTGCATCAAGGAAGAGAACATTCTTTG attccAAAGGTTTTCCTAAATCCGTGACTAACAGCAAAGGCAAAAAGAGATGCCCAGACTCCAAGGACCTAAGCACAGTGCTGAACACCCATGATGCTGGTTTCTTGGACTTTTTGAAAGGATGCCTAAT GTGGGAACCTTCCCTGCGCATGACTCCTGATGAAGCGATGAAACACGCGTGGATCCAGGAGCCAAAAATCTTCCGGAAAACACAGGCTCCAAGGAAGATGAGTGATGGCTCATTCTCTgtactggaaaacagaagagagacaATTC AGAATCtctggaaaaatgcagctgaCAAAGTGAGAAGTGAACTGGCTGACAGACTGACTCCCttcacaggcacagcagaaaatgATGTGCAGAACCCAAGGAAGCATGGTATTccagagaaatatttggaaaaccACATGGAAAAGCCTATTAAATACAATCAAGTGGAAGACAGTGGCGAAAGAGCTCTTCcaaaaacttctctttttttcccaccaatTAAGTAA